A single window of Danio rerio strain Tuebingen ecotype United States chromosome 15, GRCz12tu, whole genome shotgun sequence DNA harbors:
- the LOC103908877 gene encoding LOW QUALITY PROTEIN: uncharacterized protein (The sequence of the model RefSeq protein was modified relative to this genomic sequence to represent the inferred CDS: substituted 1 base at 1 genomic stop codon) has product MKRHGKRDQMEENEQREKLNEEDERRNFETQRTKTTHLHSCRQCGKSFRRKAKLKKHRKTHAGEKPYTCTECGKSFSQLDSYKQHQKTHEDKRDHECLQCGKSFTTAGSLKIHQRIHTGEKPHKCSYCEKSFSQSGHLKVHERIHTGEKPFTCTQCGHDFRTSSSLKQHMRIHTNEKPYACLFCXKRFSHLCSCKQHQKTHTDERDHVCLDCGKSFNRSDSLKIHQMIHTGEKPHKCSYCEKSFIRSSHLKSHERIHTGERLYCCPPCQKSFRWSESLLNHMRKLCGTITRFCWTLRFRTCSSLIDEAVKDFDACRHISNMKRHGKRDQMEENEQREELKEEDERRNFETQRTKTTHLHSCRQCGKSFRRKAKLKKHRKTHAGEKPYTCTECGKSFSQLDSYKQHQKTHEDKRDHECLQCGKSFTTAGHLKRHQRIHTGEKPYKCSYCEKSFSQSGNLKVHERIHTGDKPHKCSYCEKSFSHSGSLRRHERIHTGEKPFTCTQCGHDFRSSSSLKQHMRIHTNEKPYACLFCKKRFSHLYNCKQHQKTHTGERDHVCLDCGKSFTQSGHLKQHQIIHTGEKPHKCSYCEKSFSRSSDLKSHERIHTGEKPYCCPPCQKSFRWSNSLLNHMRKCKWSQ; this is encoded by the exons ATGAAGCGTCATGGAAAAAGAG ACCAGATGGAGGAGAATGAGCAAAGAGAAAAACTGAATGAAGAGGACGAGAGACGAAACTTCGAGACTCAAAGAACTAAAACAACACATCTGCACAGCTGtcgtcagtgtggaaagagtttcagaagaaaagccaaactgaaaaaacacagaaagactcacgctggagagaaaccgtacacctgTACtgaatgtggaaagagtttctcaCAGCTGGACAGTTATAAACAGCACCAGAAAACACATGAAGACAAGAGAGATCATGAGTGTttgcagtgtgggaagagttttactaCAGCTGGCAGTctgaaaatccaccagaggattcacactggagaaaaacctcacaagtgctcatattgtgagaagagtttcagccaatcaggaCACTTGAAAGTACATGAacgaattcacactggagaaaagccgtttacctgcactcagtgtggtcaTGATTTTAGAACATCATCAAGTCTAAAAcaacacatgagaattcacacaaaTGAGAAGCCTTATGCATGTCTGTTCTGCTAAAAGAGATTTTCACATCTGTGTAGTTGTAAACAgcaccagaaaacacacactgatGAGAGAGATcatgtgtgtttggactgtgggaagagCTTTAATAGATCTGACAGTCTGAAAATCCACcaaatgattcacactggagaaaaacctcaCAAGTGCTCATATTGTGAGAAGAGTTTCATTCGGTCTTCACATCTGAAATCACACGagcgaattcacactggagagaggctgtATTGCTGTCCTCCATGTCAGAAGAGTTTTAGATGGTCAGAAAGTCTTCTCAATCACATGAGGAAAT TGTGTGGCACCATCACTAGA TTTTGCTGGACTCTTCGCTTCAGGACGTGTTCAAGTTTAATTGACGAAGCTGTGAAGGATTTCGATGCATGTCGACACATTTCTAACATGAAGCGTCATGGAAAAAGAG ACCAGATGGAGGAGAATGAGCAAAGAGAAGAACTGAAAGAAGAGGACGAGAGACGAAACTTCGAGACTCAGAGAACTAAAACAACACATCTGCACAGCTGTcgccagtgtggaaagagtttcagaagAAAAGCCAAGCTGAAAAAACACAGAAAGACTCacgctggagagaaaccgtacacctgTACtgaatgtggaaagagtttctcaCAGCTGGACAGTTATAAACAGCACCAGAAAACACATGAAGACAAGAGAGATCATGAGTGTttgcagtgtgggaagagttttactaCAGCTGGTCATCTGAAACgacaccagaggattcacactggagaaaaaccttacaagtgctcatattgtgagaagagtttcagccaatcaggaAACTTGAAAGTACATGAACGAATTCACACTGGAGACAAACCTCACAAGTGCTCATATTGTGAGAAGAGTTTCAGTCATTCAGGATCGTTGAGAAGACACGagcgaattcacactggagaaaagccgttTACCTGTACTCAGTGTGGTCATGATTTTAGATCATCATCAAGTCTAAAAcaacacatgagaattcacacaaaTGAGAAGCCTTATGCATGTCTGTTCTGCAAAAAGAGATTTTCACATTTGTATAATTGTAAACAgcaccagaaaacacacactggCGAGAGAGATcatgtgtgtttggactgtgggaagagCTTTACTCAATCTGGCCATCTGAAACAGCACCAAataa